From a single Adhaeribacter swui genomic region:
- the lepA gene encoding translation elongation factor 4, with protein MKNIRNFCIIAHIDHGKSTLADRLLEFTSTVAEREMQDQLLDNMDLERERGITIKSHAIQMVYQYKGEEYILNLIDTPGHVDFSYEVSRSIAACEGALLIVDASQGIEAQTISNLYLAIGNDLEIIPVLNKIDLPHAMPEEVSDQIIDLIGCDREDIIHASGKEGIGVEDILNAICDRIPAPKGNPQAPLQALIFDSVFNSYRGIEVYFRIMNGTLRKGERVKFINTGKTYNADEIGVLKLNQESRDVMSAGNVGYLISGIKNAKEVKVGDTITTVENPTTEAIQGFEEVKPMVFAGIYPVETSEFEELRSSMEKLQLNDASLVWEPETSAALGFGFRCGFLGMLHMEIVQERLEREFDMTVITTVPSVQFKAFTTKDGEITVNAPSEMPEPNYIDHIEEPFIKAQIISKSEYIGPIISLCMDKRGILKSQTYLTSDRVEMNFEMPLAEIVFDFFDKLKTISRGYASLDYELIGYRESNMVKLDIMLNGEKVDALSAIVHRDKAYEWGKRLCEKLRELLPRQMFEIAIQAAIGQKIISRETVKALRKNVLAKCYGGDISRKRKLLEKQKKGKKRMRQVGNVEIPQEAFLAVLKLD; from the coding sequence ATGAAGAACATCCGGAATTTTTGTATTATAGCCCACATCGACCACGGGAAAAGTACCCTCGCCGACCGCTTATTGGAGTTTACCTCTACCGTAGCGGAGCGCGAAATGCAGGACCAACTGCTCGATAACATGGATTTAGAGCGGGAGCGGGGCATTACCATTAAAAGTCACGCCATCCAGATGGTGTACCAATATAAAGGCGAAGAATATATTTTAAACCTGATTGATACGCCGGGCCACGTGGATTTTTCTTACGAAGTTTCCCGTTCCATTGCGGCATGTGAAGGCGCCTTGCTTATCGTGGATGCGTCGCAGGGGATTGAAGCGCAAACCATTTCGAACCTGTACCTGGCCATTGGCAACGACCTGGAAATTATTCCGGTTTTAAATAAAATAGATTTGCCACATGCCATGCCCGAAGAAGTGTCGGATCAAATTATTGATCTGATTGGCTGCGACCGCGAAGATATTATTCATGCCTCTGGGAAAGAAGGCATTGGCGTGGAGGATATTTTAAATGCCATCTGCGACCGGATTCCGGCTCCTAAAGGCAACCCGCAAGCTCCGTTGCAAGCGCTTATCTTCGACTCGGTATTTAATTCGTACCGGGGTATCGAAGTTTATTTCCGGATTATGAACGGTACCTTGCGCAAAGGCGAGCGGGTAAAATTTATTAACACCGGTAAAACTTATAATGCCGACGAAATTGGCGTATTAAAACTAAACCAGGAATCGCGCGATGTAATGAGCGCCGGTAACGTGGGTTATTTAATTTCGGGGATTAAAAATGCCAAAGAAGTAAAAGTAGGCGATACCATTACTACCGTCGAAAACCCGACTACCGAAGCTATTCAAGGTTTTGAAGAAGTAAAACCCATGGTTTTTGCCGGTATTTACCCCGTAGAAACCAGCGAGTTTGAAGAGTTACGCTCTTCTATGGAAAAATTGCAGTTAAATGATGCTTCTCTGGTTTGGGAGCCCGAAACTTCGGCGGCCTTAGGTTTTGGTTTCCGGTGCGGCTTTTTAGGTATGTTGCATATGGAAATTGTGCAGGAACGCCTGGAGCGGGAGTTCGACATGACGGTAATTACCACCGTGCCTAGTGTGCAATTTAAAGCGTTTACAACCAAAGATGGGGAGATTACCGTAAATGCGCCTTCCGAAATGCCGGAACCCAACTACATCGACCATATTGAGGAACCGTTTATTAAAGCGCAAATCATTTCCAAATCCGAGTACATCGGTCCAATCATATCGTTGTGCATGGATAAGCGGGGAATTTTAAAAAGCCAGACTTACCTGACCAGCGACCGGGTAGAAATGAATTTTGAAATGCCCTTGGCCGAAATTGTATTCGACTTTTTTGATAAACTTAAAACCATTTCACGCGGTTACGCTTCCCTGGATTACGAGTTAATTGGCTACCGGGAATCGAACATGGTGAAGTTGGATATTATGCTGAACGGCGAGAAAGTAGATGCGCTAAGTGCTATTGTACACCGCGACAAAGCCTATGAATGGGGCAAACGCCTCTGCGAAAAACTTCGCGAGTTGCTGCCACGCCAAATGTTTGAAATTGCCATTCAAGCGGCTATTGGTCAGAAAATTATTTCCCGCGAAACGGTAAAAGCCTTACGCAAAAACGTATTGGCCAAATGCTACGGCGGTGATATTTCCCGGAAACGTAAACTTTTGGAAAAACAGAAAAAAGGTAAAAAACGCATGCGCCAGGTAGGTAACGTAGAAATTCCGCAGGAAGCGTTCCTGGCCGTATTAAAGCTGGATTAG
- a CDS encoding bifunctional 5,10-methylenetetrahydrofolate dehydrogenase/5,10-methenyltetrahydrofolate cyclohydrolase encodes MEVTLIDGKKTSETIKQEIAEEVSRIKEQGGKIPHLAAILVGNDGGSLTYVNNKVLACEKVGFKSTLIHLEDSVTEEELLAKVTELNNDADVDGFIVQLPLPKHISAEKVNEILLPEKDVDGFHPVNVGRMVLNLPAYLPATPNGILELLKRYDIETSGKHCVVIGRSNIVGSPMSIMMAKNAKPGNCTVTLCHSRTVNLPEITRTADIIIAAIGIPEFVTADMVKSGAVVIDVGTTRVVSLTKKSGFELKGDVKFDEVAPKCSYITPVPGGVGPMTIASLLLNTLKAAKKEVYN; translated from the coding sequence TTGGAAGTAACATTAATAGACGGTAAAAAAACGTCGGAAACGATAAAACAAGAAATTGCCGAAGAAGTAAGCCGGATCAAAGAACAAGGTGGCAAAATTCCGCATTTGGCGGCGATATTGGTAGGTAACGACGGCGGCAGTTTAACTTATGTAAACAACAAAGTGCTGGCCTGCGAAAAAGTAGGTTTTAAATCTACGCTCATTCACCTGGAAGACTCGGTTACCGAAGAAGAACTTCTGGCTAAAGTTACTGAGTTAAACAACGATGCCGACGTAGATGGTTTTATAGTACAGTTGCCCTTGCCCAAGCATATTTCAGCGGAAAAAGTAAACGAAATTTTGTTGCCGGAAAAAGATGTGGATGGCTTTCATCCGGTAAACGTGGGTCGGATGGTATTGAATTTACCAGCTTATTTACCGGCTACCCCCAACGGAATTTTAGAATTACTAAAACGCTACGACATTGAAACCAGCGGCAAACATTGCGTGGTTATTGGCCGGAGCAATATTGTAGGTTCGCCTATGAGTATTATGATGGCGAAAAATGCGAAGCCAGGTAACTGTACCGTTACTTTATGCCACAGCCGTACGGTTAATTTACCCGAAATTACTCGCACCGCTGATATTATAATTGCGGCCATTGGTATTCCGGAGTTTGTCACCGCCGATATGGTAAAGTCCGGCGCCGTAGTAATTGATGTGGGTACCACCCGGGTAGTAAGCCTCACCAAAAAATCGGGTTTTGAACTAAAAGGAGACGTTAAGTTTGACGAAGTAGCGCCCAAATGCAGCTACATTACTCCCGTACCCGGTGGCGTAGGGCCCATGACCATTGCCTCGTTACTGTTAAATACATTAAAAGCGGCTAAGAAAGAAGTTTATAATTAA
- a CDS encoding citrate synthase produces the protein MSDSAELILEGKSYTLPIVVGTENEKAIDINSLRAQTGHITIDSGYKNTGATQSAITYLDGELGVLHYRGYSIEQLAAKSNFIEVAYLLIYGKLPTQHELTHFNEQIAKRTLVHENFRTLLSAYPANAHPMGILSSMICSLTAFHPDSLDPNLTDEQVDLNIARLMGKITTIAAWSYKHAVGRPLVYPKKSLDYCSNFLQMMFSDPTENYHVNPVVVDALNKLLILHADHEQNCSTSTVRLVGSSNASLFGSISAGVNALWGPLHGGANQEVIEMLEAIKADGGDSKKYIEKAKDKNDPFRLMGFGHRVYKNFDPRAKIIKAACDNILYNLGVKDPILEIAKQLEEAALTDPYFIERKLYPNVDFYSGIIYKAIGLPKEMFTVMFAIGRLPGWIAQWKEMRENKEPIGRPRQIYTGQTAREYVDIKNR, from the coding sequence ATGTCTGATTCAGCAGAATTAATCTTAGAAGGCAAATCCTACACTCTGCCTATAGTTGTTGGTACCGAAAATGAAAAAGCTATTGATATAAATTCCTTAAGGGCGCAAACGGGTCATATTACCATCGACTCGGGGTACAAAAACACCGGAGCAACCCAAAGTGCCATTACTTATTTAGACGGGGAATTGGGAGTTTTGCACTACCGGGGTTATTCTATTGAGCAACTAGCCGCCAAGTCGAATTTTATTGAAGTAGCTTATTTATTGATTTACGGCAAACTACCTACCCAGCACGAGCTTACTCATTTTAATGAGCAAATTGCTAAACGCACCCTGGTACACGAAAATTTCCGTACTTTATTAAGCGCTTATCCGGCCAATGCTCACCCCATGGGCATTTTGTCTTCCATGATCTGCTCGTTAACCGCATTTCATCCGGACAGCTTGGACCCAAATTTAACGGATGAGCAAGTTGACTTAAATATTGCGCGCTTAATGGGTAAAATTACTACCATTGCAGCGTGGTCGTATAAACATGCGGTAGGCCGGCCATTGGTTTACCCCAAGAAAAGTTTAGATTACTGCTCTAACTTTTTACAGATGATGTTCTCGGATCCTACCGAGAATTACCACGTAAACCCGGTAGTAGTAGATGCATTAAATAAATTGTTAATCCTGCACGCCGACCACGAGCAAAACTGCTCTACCTCTACGGTGCGGTTGGTAGGTTCTTCTAACGCCAGCTTGTTTGGTTCTATTTCGGCGGGAGTTAATGCTTTATGGGGACCGTTACACGGCGGCGCCAACCAGGAAGTAATTGAAATGCTGGAAGCTATTAAGGCCGACGGCGGCGACTCGAAAAAATACATCGAAAAGGCAAAGGATAAAAACGACCCGTTCCGGTTAATGGGCTTTGGCCACCGCGTGTACAAAAACTTTGACCCACGCGCAAAAATTATTAAAGCGGCCTGCGATAATATTTTATATAACCTGGGAGTTAAAGACCCGATTCTGGAAATTGCGAAACAGTTAGAAGAAGCAGCTTTAACGGATCCGTACTTCATCGAGCGCAAATTATACCCGAACGTAGATTTTTACTCCGGCATTATTTATAAAGCCATTGGCCTACCGAAAGAAATGTTTACGGTGATGTTTGCGATTGGCCGCTTGCCCGGCTGGATTGCCCAATGGAAAGAAATGCGGGAAAATAAAGAACCAATCGGACGGCCACGCCAGATTTATACCGGCCAAACTGCCCGCGAGTACGTTGATATTAAAAACAGATAG
- a CDS encoding 7-carboxy-7-deazaguanine synthase QueE: MNITKENKQPSVFTVPRDGRELPLMEAFYTIQGEGYNTGRAAYFIRLGGCDVGCHWCDVKESWDAAAHPLTPVDTIVAQALKHPGQAVVITGGEPLIYNLDLLTQTLQNAGILTFLETSGAYPLSGSWDWICVSPKKFKKPLPQVLEKAGELKVIIFNKSDFEWAEEHAAQVGPQTRLYLQPEWSKAPEMMPSIVDYVKNNPKWQVSLQTHKYLNIP; encoded by the coding sequence TTGAATATTACAAAAGAAAATAAGCAACCATCTGTTTTTACGGTACCCCGCGATGGCCGTGAGTTGCCCTTAATGGAAGCTTTTTACACCATTCAAGGCGAAGGATATAATACCGGCCGGGCCGCCTATTTTATCCGCTTAGGTGGTTGCGACGTTGGTTGCCATTGGTGCGATGTAAAAGAATCCTGGGATGCAGCCGCTCACCCGCTTACTCCGGTAGATACTATTGTGGCTCAGGCCTTGAAACATCCGGGCCAGGCCGTAGTAATAACCGGGGGCGAACCCTTAATTTACAATCTAGACCTGCTAACGCAAACCTTACAAAATGCGGGCATTTTAACGTTTCTGGAAACTTCCGGGGCTTACCCGCTTTCGGGTTCCTGGGATTGGATTTGCGTATCGCCCAAAAAATTTAAAAAACCGCTGCCCCAGGTTTTAGAAAAAGCCGGGGAGCTGAAGGTTATTATTTTTAACAAAAGCGATTTTGAATGGGCCGAAGAACATGCCGCGCAAGTAGGTCCTCAAACCAGATTGTATTTGCAGCCCGAGTGGAGCAAAGCGCCGGAAATGATGCCTTCTATTGTAGATTACGTTAAAAACAATCCGAAATGGCAGGTGTCGTTGCAGACGCACAAGTACCTGAATATTCCGTAA
- a CDS encoding OmpA family protein, whose protein sequence is MVKNLCFLIFCFFSTITSAWAQQSPLSTKSSKAADLYYKAQKYMTARDFDKALTALNEAVKKDPGFGEAYIKAAGLHKMSGNIPATFEAYKKGLALLPVQPGLANEYYNFADMALSRGDYALGKKYYELFVQSNPKNTKALKYAQQQLKNIDFAQEAIKRPVNFKPVRMQAPLNKFQLQYFPALTATKTHLVFTARTSDAPQADENLYVSVFQNNAWSEPVSIASSINSEFNEGTASISGDGKTLVFSSCNRPNSLGDCDLYISTRNGNTWSKPVNLGRQVNSAAWDSQPCLSADGRTLYFSSDRGQGSKGREDIWVTKLQEDGTWSVPENLGEPVNTAGSETAPFLHASGSTLYFSSNGHTGLGGADIFKTTLTNAAWSDPENLGYPLNTASNEASFFITPDNSKGYYSRLELDQSKKTASLFEFDVPAAWKSKETSTYTQGRVFDAQTKKPLGAYVQLYDLNTNERVQQVLSDQENGTYTIVLNEGKQYGMYASADHYLLKSISFDYSSKKDFNPLTLDIYLEPVAKGASIVLNNLFFATGKYQLEKKSKTELDKIVGFLADNTQVKIEISGHTDDIGNDAANQELSDKRARSVYDYLLAQGVKKERIISKGYGETKPLQPNTSEENRQLNRRIELRVL, encoded by the coding sequence ATGGTTAAGAATTTATGTTTTTTAATTTTTTGTTTTTTCTCAACGATAACTTCTGCCTGGGCGCAGCAAAGTCCGCTCAGTACTAAGTCCAGTAAGGCCGCCGATTTGTACTACAAAGCGCAGAAATACATGACCGCCCGCGATTTTGATAAAGCTTTAACAGCTTTAAACGAAGCTGTTAAAAAAGATCCGGGTTTTGGCGAAGCGTATATTAAAGCGGCTGGTTTACATAAAATGTCGGGGAACATACCGGCTACTTTCGAGGCGTATAAAAAAGGCTTGGCGTTATTACCGGTGCAGCCCGGCTTAGCCAACGAATATTACAATTTTGCCGATATGGCCCTAAGTAGGGGCGATTACGCTTTAGGTAAAAAATATTACGAACTGTTTGTTCAATCTAATCCTAAAAATACCAAAGCTTTAAAGTACGCGCAGCAACAATTAAAAAACATTGATTTTGCCCAGGAAGCCATAAAACGTCCGGTAAATTTTAAACCCGTACGCATGCAGGCGCCGTTAAATAAATTTCAGTTGCAATACTTTCCGGCTTTAACCGCCACCAAAACGCACCTGGTATTTACGGCCCGCACCAGCGATGCTCCCCAAGCCGACGAAAACCTGTACGTTTCTGTTTTTCAAAATAATGCCTGGTCGGAGCCGGTTTCTATTGCCAGCAGCATTAATTCGGAGTTTAACGAAGGAACCGCCAGTATTTCGGGCGATGGCAAAACTTTGGTTTTTTCGTCGTGTAACCGGCCTAATTCTTTAGGCGATTGTGATTTATACATATCCACCCGCAATGGCAATACCTGGAGCAAACCCGTAAACTTAGGCCGGCAGGTAAATTCGGCCGCCTGGGATTCGCAGCCTTGCTTATCCGCCGATGGCCGCACTTTATACTTTTCATCGGACCGCGGACAAGGAAGTAAAGGCCGCGAAGATATTTGGGTGACGAAACTTCAAGAAGATGGTACCTGGTCGGTGCCCGAAAACCTGGGAGAGCCCGTAAATACTGCCGGTTCCGAAACCGCGCCTTTCTTACACGCCAGCGGCAGCACCCTGTATTTTTCGAGTAACGGACACACCGGTTTGGGTGGGGCCGATATTTTTAAAACTACTTTAACGAATGCGGCCTGGTCAGATCCCGAAAATCTAGGTTATCCGTTAAACACGGCTTCCAACGAAGCGTCTTTCTTTATTACCCCGGATAATAGCAAAGGTTATTACTCGCGCTTAGAATTGGATCAAAGTAAAAAAACGGCCAGTTTATTTGAGTTTGACGTACCTGCTGCCTGGAAAAGTAAAGAAACCAGTACCTATACCCAAGGCCGGGTGTTTGATGCGCAAACTAAAAAGCCGCTCGGAGCCTACGTGCAACTATACGATTTAAATACCAACGAACGCGTGCAGCAGGTTTTATCGGATCAGGAGAATGGTACTTACACCATTGTGTTAAACGAAGGCAAGCAATACGGCATGTACGCCAGTGCCGACCATTATCTACTCAAAAGCATTAGTTTTGATTATAGCTCCAAAAAAGATTTTAACCCGCTTACCCTGGATATTTACTTAGAGCCGGTAGCCAAAGGCGCTTCGATCGTACTCAACAATTTGTTTTTTGCTACCGGTAAGTACCAATTAGAGAAAAAGTCAAAAACCGAGTTAGATAAAATTGTGGGCTTTTTAGCGGATAATACCCAGGTGAAAATTGAAATCTCCGGCCATACCGATGATATAGGCAACGATGCCGCTAACCAGGAATTATCGGATAAACGGGCCCGGTCGGTGTACGATTATCTGCTGGCGCAGGGCGTAAAAAAAGAAAGGATTATATCTAAAGGTTACGGCGAAACCAAGCCCTTGCAACCCAATACTTCCGAAGAAAACCGGCAGCTAAACCGTCGGATTGAATTAAGGGTTTTATAA
- a CDS encoding sensor histidine kinase, which yields MSLPVDPTFIYSQFINQVKEYAIFATDNNGIITFWNEGAERIKGYKDEEIIGKYYGILFPDEYQKEGKPEREVKLSRENGLYEAEDWRKHKDGTLFWAKVALTPIYGPDGNQIGFTKVTQDLTEQKKLKDELNRQHEEIIQKNNELKVINVDLDNFIYTASHDLKSPIANIEGLIDLLTQELSECNCLDTATSTILEHVTSSIKRFKGTVKDLTEISKLHKNLTQGLAEEEINIRQIYEEIMEVNGLSFSNAKCEIETDFQVEHIRYSRKNFRSILYNLLSNAYRYHSPDRNCIIQIKTFEDESHVVLSVKDNGLGIKETNQKKLFTMFKRFHNHVEGTGIGLYMIKRIIENVGGKIEVESEENKGTEFKVFFKKLNPEVLAKKIDYAVHGTSN from the coding sequence ATGTCATTGCCCGTAGATCCTACATTTATTTATTCACAGTTCATAAACCAGGTTAAAGAATACGCCATATTTGCTACGGATAATAATGGCATTATTACATTCTGGAACGAAGGAGCCGAACGGATTAAGGGTTACAAAGACGAAGAAATTATCGGTAAGTATTACGGTATTCTTTTTCCGGATGAATACCAAAAAGAAGGTAAACCCGAAAGAGAAGTAAAACTGTCCCGCGAAAATGGTTTATACGAAGCCGAAGATTGGCGAAAACACAAAGACGGCACTTTGTTCTGGGCAAAAGTTGCACTAACCCCTATTTATGGTCCTGATGGCAATCAGATTGGCTTTACCAAAGTTACCCAGGACTTAACTGAGCAAAAAAAATTAAAAGACGAATTAAACCGGCAGCACGAAGAAATTATTCAAAAAAATAATGAGCTTAAAGTAATAAACGTAGATCTGGATAATTTTATTTACACGGCTTCGCATGATTTAAAATCCCCGATTGCCAATATTGAAGGTTTAATAGATTTATTAACCCAGGAGCTCAGCGAATGTAATTGTTTAGATACCGCTACCAGTACTATTTTAGAGCATGTTACTTCGTCTATTAAACGGTTTAAAGGTACGGTAAAAGATTTAACCGAAATCTCTAAACTGCACAAAAACCTAACTCAAGGATTAGCGGAAGAAGAAATTAATATCCGGCAGATTTACGAAGAAATTATGGAGGTAAATGGCTTATCTTTTTCCAATGCAAAGTGCGAAATCGAAACAGATTTTCAAGTTGAGCACATCCGGTACTCCCGCAAAAACTTCCGGAGTATCTTGTATAACTTATTAAGTAATGCCTATCGCTATCATTCCCCGGACCGGAACTGTATAATTCAAATTAAAACGTTTGAAGATGAGTCGCATGTGGTGCTGAGTGTAAAAGATAATGGTTTGGGAATAAAAGAAACTAACCAGAAAAAATTGTTTACGATGTTTAAACGGTTTCATAACCACGTAGAAGGCACTGGCATTGGTTTGTACATGATTAAGCGAATTATTGAAAATGTAGGCGGCAAAATTGAGGTAGAAAGCGAAGAAAACAAAGGCACTGAATTTAAGGTTTTTTTTAAAAAATTGAACCCCGAAGTACTCGCAAAAAAAATTGATTATGCAGTGCATGGCACCTCAAATTAG